In Eleutherodactylus coqui strain aEleCoq1 chromosome 4, aEleCoq1.hap1, whole genome shotgun sequence, the following are encoded in one genomic region:
- the ABHD15 gene encoding protein ABHD15 produces the protein MFSLQGLWRTICSWMHFLMGCISKIKFWSTKVKQECPGETEEEDCFEDDFGDSWESLPEGYQLICKPSALAQWLLKDIQRLVLEPIHWWWSRWPNLQTLIQHFLPPDNALELARENLQLTDGGIIALDWVVGPRQSVKTRRGTNVTDNPPVLLVIPNPFGKLTRNVHHLCLLALEKGYYPVIFNRRGQNDCPLTTPRLQDFGEPEDLKEAVDYIRYRHPSSMLFAASEGLGSGLLLSYLGECGSSSYMTAVACISPVFRCQEWFETRLPWFYEWSLLIYQKVILSRYFTALGEVVSTGKLFGSNSLQELHETLHCQCENRRLSWDSYWERNEPLRDVDEVAVPVLCICSMDDPIRGSPQTTLPIELFRTNPYFLLLLTHCGGHCGFLTESPVAWSHEVTLDYFRSVTEFFRTEEKKKWFTRRRNSNLMTRLRRPTLQRRETAIYKDLEEEIFSWKRSYTR, from the exons ATGTTTTCATTACAAGGTTTGTGGCGGACAATCTGTTCCTGGATGCATTTCCTTATGGGTTGTATTTCCAAGATCAAGTTTTGGTCTACAAAGGTCAAACAAGAATGTCCTGGAGAAACTGAAGAGGAAGATTGCTTTGAAGATGACTTTGGAGACTCTTGGGAATCTCTTCCAGAAGGATACCAACTTATATGCAAACCATCAGCTCTTGCCCAATGGCTGCTTAAAGATATTCAGCGCTTAGTCCTGGAGCCAATACACTGGTGGTGGAGTCGTTGGCCAAACCTTCAGACCCTTATTCAACACTTCCTTCCTCCTGATAATGCTTTGGAGTTAGCCAGGGAAAACCTACAGCTCACAGATGGTGGCATCATTGCTTTGGACTGGGTAGTGGGACCAAGGCAAAGTGTAAAAACAAGAAGGGGGACAAACGTCACAGATAACCCACCAGTACTCCTGgttattcctaacccttttggAAAGCTGACTAGAAACGTTCATCATCTTTGCCTGCTTGCATTAGAAAAAGGCTACTATCCAGTCATTTTTAACAGACGTGGGCAAAACGATTGTCCACTGACAACACCTAGACTGCAGGATTTTGGAGAACCTGAAGACCTAAAAGAAGCTGTAGATTATATTCGTTATAGGCATCCAAGTTCAATGCTTTTTGCTGCAAGCGAAGGACTTGGGTCTGGACTGTTGCTTTCTTATCTTGGAGAATGTGGCTCGTCCAGCTACATGACAGCCGTGGCCTGCATTTCACCAGTGTTCCGCTGCCAAGAGTGGTTTGAAACAAGGCTGCCTTGGTTTTATGAATGGTCTCTCCTGATTTATCAAAAAGTCATTCTTAGCAG ATATTTCACAGCTTTAGGAGAAGTTGTATCTACTGGGAAACTATTTGGAAGCAATTCGCTACAAGAACTTCATGAGACATTACATTGCCAGTGTGAGAATAGGCGATTAAGCTGGGACAGCTACTGGGAACGCAATGAGCCCCTACGTGATGTGGATGAAGTTGCAGTCCCTGTGCTATGTATCTGTAGCATGGATGACCCCATCCGAGGATCACCACAGACGACGCTCCCTATTGAACTTTTCAGAACCAACCCTTACTTTTTACTTCTGTTAACACATTGCGGAGGTCATTGCGGCTTCCTTACGGAATCACCTGTAGCCTGGAGTCATGAAGTTACATTAGACTATTTTAGATCTGTAACAGAGTTTTTCcgtacagaagaaaagaaaaagtggtTCACAAGAAGAAGGAATTCGAACTTGATGACCCGACTGAGAAGGCCTACTCTGCAAAGACGAGAAACTGCTATTTATAAAGATCTCGAAGAGGAGATTTTTAGCTGGAAAAGGTCATACACCAGATGA